Proteins encoded within one genomic window of bacterium:
- a CDS encoding type II toxin-antitoxin system RelE/ParE family toxin: protein MSIGDIRLNVVFFRTESGTEPVRKWLKSLAASHKKAIGEDIKTVQFGWPLGMPLVEKIEPYLWEVRSKVPDGITRVLFTVDGQMMILLHGFIKKTRKIPQTEINTARSRLKQYQEALS, encoded by the coding sequence ATGAGTATCGGTGACATAAGACTCAATGTTGTGTTCTTTCGGACGGAGTCGGGAACAGAGCCTGTACGAAAGTGGCTGAAGTCTCTGGCTGCGTCTCATAAAAAGGCTATTGGCGAGGATATCAAAACCGTGCAGTTCGGCTGGCCGCTCGGGATGCCATTGGTGGAGAAGATCGAGCCATATCTGTGGGAAGTCCGCAGTAAGGTTCCAGATGGGATTACCCGAGTTCTGTTCACCGTTGACGGACAGATGATGATCCTCCTGCATGGATTCATCAAAAAAACGAGAAAGATCCCGCAGACGGAGATCAATACGGCCAGATCCCGACTTAAGCAGTATCAGGAGGCACTATCATGA